The following are from one region of the Arachis duranensis cultivar V14167 chromosome 10, aradu.V14167.gnm2.J7QH, whole genome shotgun sequence genome:
- the LOC107469279 gene encoding uncharacterized protein LOC107469279 — protein MGTEFETIEARITPMFAQLQCECGILQRLVYKNKNQHRRSLYFQHLLKVSRDIKLLQSANLEELVSSCLLVIKGDRPKQKVHLFESLKRRKCDNGKYNFMERLLGAARLLAEMVETMLKAATEVSVLFARAFFMGFSVIVMALLARLRVLVQQILLDVVSLFNMVSSLSKKKQSIKITHKGLEVVREVFPVTQDFVKLECVWKSDKFILIETKHDCENENQGEDSGGNVSVEASAVKYDTIENFLGDDQVIPTTECGEEGGEYQGDTKASFKNSSPVTSSHALPRSAPNAEPHSATKKVAFVSIKNHAPASQSVRGVSFNSKCQAK, from the exons ATGGGTACTGAATTTGAAACAATCGAGGCAAGAATAACACCTATGTTTGCACAACTCCAATGTGAGTGTGGCATTCTACAAAGATTGGTCTATAAGAACAAGAACCAGCACCGACGTTCCTTATATTTCCAGCATCTTTTGAAG GTGAGTAGAGATATAAAGCTTCTGCAATCGGCAAACTTGGAGGAGCTTGTGTCATCTTGTTTACTAGTTATCAAAGGAGATAGACCAAAACAGAAGGTTCATCTTTTCGAGAG CTTAAAAAGGAGGAAATGTGACAATGGAAAGTATAACTTTATGGAGCGCCTTTTAGGAGCTGCACGCTTACTAGCAGAG ATGGTAGAAACAATGCTGAAGGCTGCAAC TGAGGTATCTGTATTGTTTGCTCGAGCTTTCTTCATGGGGTTTTCTGTGATAGTTATGGCTTTGCTTGCACGTCTTCGGGTTTTGGTTCAACAA ATATTACTTGATGTGGTTTCATTGTTCAACATGGTTTCTTCTTTGTCTAAAAAGAagcaatcaataaaaataactcaCAAGGGACTCGAG GTTGTTAGGGAAGTTTTCCCAGTTACTCAGGATTTTGTTAAATTGGAATGTGTATGGAAATCAGATAAGTTCATATTAATTGAGACAAAGCATGATTGTGAGAATGAAAATCAAGGTGAGGATTCTGGTGGAAATGTCTCTGTCGAAGCATCAGCTGTAAAATACGATACTATTGAAAATTTTCTCGGGG ATGACCAGGTTATCCCAACTACTGAGTGTGGCGAGGAAGGTGGAGAATATCAAGGTGACACTAAAGCATCTTTCAAGAACTCTTCACCGGTAACCAGCTCACATGCATTGCCACGGTCTGCTCCTAATGCTGAACCACACTCTGCGACAAAGAAAGTCGCATTTGTATCAATCAAAAATCATGCGCCAGCGTCGCAAAGTGTACGAGGTGTTTCTTTTAACTCAAAATGTCAAGCAAAGTAA
- the LOC107469283 gene encoding peroxidase P7-like: MASYYYYHFLLFVLVATATISEADSKTKLSKDFYSRSCPKLLPIVKDEVIKAINKETRMGASLLRLHFHDCFVNGCDASILLDNTKNFIGEKTAAANNNSARGFDVIDDIKTKVEKACPRTVACADILALAARDSVVYLGGPSWEVGLGRRDSTTASRAAANNSIPAPFFSLTTLKSNFANHGLSVEDLVALSGGHTIGLARCVQFRAHIYNDSNIDASFAKSLRSKCPRKGNDAVLAPLELQTPTHFDNLYYKNLLVKRGLLHSDQELLNGGSTSALVKKFAANKNEFFKAFSKGMVKMSSIKPLTGKKGQIRIHCRKVN, translated from the exons ATGGCTTCTTATTACTACTACCACTTCCTCTTGTTTGTTCTTGTTGCTACTGCTACAATTTCTGAAGCAGATTCAAAAACTAAGTTATCTAAAGATTTCTATTCACGCAGTTGTCCTAAACTATTGCCTATAGTGAAAGATGAAGTCATAAAAGCCATTAACAAAGAAACTCGCATGGGAGCTTCCTTACTTAGACTACATTTCCATGACTGCTTTGTAAAT GGCTGTGATGCGTCAATACTGTTGGACAATACAAAGAACTTCATCGGAGAGAAAACGGCGGCGGCTAACAATAACTCAGCAAGAGGGTTCGACGTGATTGATGACATTAAGACCAAAGTGGAGAAAGCATGCCCCAGGACTGTTGCATGTGCTGATATTCTTGCTCTGGCTGCTAGAGATTCTGTTGTTTAT TTAGGAGGGCCTTCATGGGAAGTAGGCTTGGGAAGAAGGGATTCTACCACTGCTAGCAGAGCTGCTGCCAATAACTCTATTCCTGCACCCTTTTTTAGTCTAACCActctcaaatcaaattttgcAAACCATGGGCTTTCTGTGGAGGACTTGGTGGCTCTTTCAG GTGGACACACTATTGGCTTGGCTAGATGTGTACAATTCAGAGCACACATCTATAATGATTCCAATATTGATGCTTCCTTTGCCAAGTCTCTGAGGAGCAAGTGCCCCAGAAAAGGAAATGATGCTGTACTTGCACCCCTTGAACTTCAAACACCGACACATTTCGACAATCTATACTACAAGAATTTGCTGGTTAAAAGGGGTCTTCTCCATTCAGACCAGGAGCTCTTGAATGGTGGTTCTACTAGTGCTCTGGTGAAGAAATTCGCTGCTAACAAGAACGAATTCTTTAAGGCTTTTTCCAAGGGCATGGTCAAAATGAGCAGCATCAAGCCTCTCACAGGTAAAAAGGGGCAGATCAGAATCCATTGCAGAAAAGTCAATTAG
- the LOC107469284 gene encoding uncharacterized protein LOC107469284, whose product MEMKGAERRRRLYPLSDRTNSSSSNNFNKSVTKCNSLLLPPPPALCSGTHERRNNHNKAVTNPQQNVSNIRGGSDEVKALDLLEDKHSTVPCRKKQRCMSNQQKKSKNSQLQDFIEKQNAYYKEVDDFVLSVEEVESIHELE is encoded by the exons ATGGAAATGAAAGGTGCGGAGCGGAGAAGACGACTATACCCTCTCTCCGATCGCACCAACTCGTCTTCTTCCAACAACTTCAACAAATCTGTCACCAAATGcaactctcttcttcttcctcctcctcccg CCTTGTGCAGTGGAACACATGAAAGGAGAAATAACCATAACAAAGCGGTGACCAATCCACAACAAAACGTCTCTAATATCCG GGGAGGAAGTGATGAAGTTAAAGCTTTGGATCTCCTCGAAGACAAGCATTCGACAGTTCCTTGTAGAAAG AAGCAGCGTTGCATGTCTAACCAACAAAAGAAGTCCAAGAATTCCCAGCTGCAAGATttcattgaaaaacagaatgCCTACTACAAAGAGGTCGATGACTTTGTGCTATCGGTAGAGGAGGTTGAATCCATTCATGAGCTGGAGTAA